A stretch of the Aegilops tauschii subsp. strangulata cultivar AL8/78 chromosome 4, Aet v6.0, whole genome shotgun sequence genome encodes the following:
- the LOC141021957 gene encoding uncharacterized protein, with protein MEVLLIRTRTRESDEAKMARFLHGLNDEISDFVEMFPYDTLQDVVHQAIRVEKKNLRNGRTRAFQGRNTTRSWQRTQQPYGSQFEGAPPRHPYASTASSPAIRNQDKWSSATAGVSCAPPPEKSSTRNSDIQCHKCKGRGHVSSECPSKRTMIINERGEWESESDPEGGNDEVEEEQGWEVGGTILSHEELDGEALVVCRSLNAQVVEEEKGQRHNLFHTRCLVNSKICRVIVDSGSCNNIASTEMVEKLQLQTKRHPHPYRMQWLNDCGAIKEYEDVFPKEVPPGLPPKRGIEHQIDLVPGAPLPNWPPYRANPEEAKEIQRQVEDLLNRGGYHQIRMKEGDEWKTAFKTKFGLYECKTLEDHVVHIKCVLAVLWEEKLYANMEKCTFCTNKVVFLGFVVSAKGVEVDEEKIKAIHEWMPPQNVSQVRSFLGLAGFYRRFVKDFSTIAAPMNELTKKDTPFQWGDAQDKSFQELKMRLTSAPLLSLPDFGKTFEIECDASGVGIGGVLMQEENIKELYANDSYFAEPFSKCNKGKGWEKRLTPVVSWDILEPRKLKERTSLDASKRADFVKKLHAQAKENIEKMIVHYAKRVNKTRKKLVFKQGDLVWVHLRKDRFPEQRKCKLQPRGDGPFAVLERINDNAYKIDLPEEYGVSPTFNVSDLSPYFGPLESRTTPSQEGEDDEDIPTMGTTPPTINGPITRSRAMQIHDQVNANLSLSFDLENMVVPSPPLLLVELRSDLPLNTLFSEDGVASPEEPQSTTTGVVKVMKGDVSEAQIMQRLNELAPGNFQWELIRLEANMYKVDFPTAEDLQRLLSFGLCRVPGTECILEFHEWKKVEP; from the exons ATGGAGGTGCTGCTAATTCGAACAAGAACCCGTGAAAGTGATGAGGCGAAGATGGCGAGATTTTTACATGGGCTGAATGATgaaatatcagattttgtggagATGTTTCCTTATGATACACTACAAGATGTGGTTCATCAAGCTATACGAGTTGAGAAGAAGAATCTGCGTAATGGTCGTACTCGTGCTTTCCAAGGCCGCAACACCACCCGTTCCTGGCAGCGAACACAACAGCCATATGGCTCTCAGTTTGAGGGTGCACCACCTAGGCACCCATATGCCTCGACGGCTTCCTCACCTGCTATTCGCAATCAAGATAAGTGGTCATCAGCTACAGCAGGAGTATCATGTGCTCCACCTCCAGAAAAGAGTTCTACACGCAACAGCGACATTCAATGCCACAAGTGCAAAGGAAGAGGTCATGTTTCTTCGGAATGCCCAAGCAAAAGAACTATGATCATCAATGAACGAGGTGAATGGGAGTCTGAAAGTGACCCTGAAGGTGGGAATGATGAAGTGGAAGAGGAGCAAGGTTGGGAAGTAGGAGGAACTATTTTATCTCACGAGGAACTTGATGGAGAAGCTTTGGTTGTATGTCGTTCACTTAACGCCCAGGTTGTGGAGGAGGAAAAGGGGCAGCGGCATAATCTTTTCCACACCCGTTGCCTTGTCAACTCAAAGATATGTCGAGTGATTGTTGATAGTGGCAGCTGCAACAATATTGCAAGCACGGAGATGGTCGAGAAGCTTCAATTGCAAACAAAACGTCACCCACACCCATACCGCATGCAATGGTTGAATGATTGTGGCGCAATTAAG GAGTATGAGGATGTGTTTCCCAAGGAGGTACCACCTGGTTTGCCACCGAAGCGGGGCATTGAGCACCAAATCGACTTGGTTCCGGGCGCCCCACTACCAAACTGGCCACCGTATCGAGCAAACCCAGAGGAGGCGAAGGAAATTCAGAGGCAAGTAGAAGATCTTCTTAACAGAGG TGGTTACCACCAAATAAGAATGAAAGAGGGTGacgaatggaaaactgcatttaagaCAAAATTTGGCTTGTATGAATG CAAAACTTTGGAGGATCATGTTGTACATATAAAATGTGTGCTTGCTGTCCTATGGGAGGAAAAGTTGTATGCTAACATGGAAAAGTGCACATTTTGCACAAATAAGGTTGTGTTTCTTGGCTTTGTTGTCTCAGCAAAAGGTGTGGAGGTCGATgaagagaagatcaaggctattcaTGAGTGGATGCCTCCACAAAATGTGAGCCAAGTACGTAGCTTCCTCGGACTTGCAGGTTTCTACCGCCGGTTCGTGAaggatttcagcaccattgctgcaccaaTGAATGAGTTAACGAAGAAAGACACTCCATTCCAATGGGGTGATGCCCAAGACAAGTCCTTTCAAGAACTGAAGATGAGATTGACATCAGCCCCATTGCTTTCACTTCCTGATTTTGGTAAGACATTTGAGATTGAATGTGATGCAAGTGGTGTTGGCATTGGTGGAGTACTAATGCAAGAAG AAAACATCAAAGAATTGTATGCTAATGACTCATACTTTGCTGAACCATTTTCAAAGTGTAACAAGGGAAAAGGATGGGAGAA gaggctcACGCCGGTGGTCTCATGGGACATTTTGGAGCCAAGAAAACTGAAA GAACGAACTAGCCTTGATGCCAGTAAGCGTGCTGATTTCGTCAAGAAACTTCATGCCCAGGCAAAGGAGAACATTGAGAAAATGATTGTACACTATGCGAAGCGAGTAAACAAGACCAGGAAGAAGCTGGTGTTCAAGCAAGGTGATTTGGTATGGGTACACCTTCGGAAGGACCGTTTTCCTGAGCAACGCAAGTGCAAGTTGCAGCCACGCGGTGATGGACCATTTGCGGTGCTCGAGCGAATCAACGACAATGCTTACAAGATCGATCTTCCAGAAGAATATGGTGTTAGCCCAACCTTCAATGTCTCCGATCTTTCCCCATACTTTGGGCCTTTAGAGTCGAGGACGACTCCTTCTCAAgagggggaggatgatgaggacatcccaACCATGGGCACCACACCACCAACCATCAACGGTCCAATCACAAGAAGTCGCGCAATGCAAATACATGATCAGGTGAACGCTAACTTAAGTCTATCATTTGACCTTGAAAACATGGTTGTGCCTTCACCTCCTTTGTTGTTGGTTGAACTCAG ATCGGACCTCCCCTTGAACACCCTCTTCTCCGAAGACGGCGTCGCATCACCAGAGGAGCCCCAGAGCACGACCACGGGGGTTGTCAAAGTCATGAAAGGTGATGTGTCTGAGGCTCAGATTATGCAGAGGCTTAATGAGTTAGCTCCAGGTAACTTTCAGTGGGAGCTTATCAGACTCGAGGCTAATATGTACAAGGTGGACTTCCCTACAGCAGAGGACTTGCAGCGTCTTCTGAGTTTTGGGTTGTGCAGAGTGCCTGGTACAGAGTGCATCCTCGAGTTTCATGAGTGGAAGAAGGTAGAGCCATAG
- the LOC109760481 gene encoding histone H3.2: MARTKQTARKSTGGKAPRKQLATKAARKSAPATGGVKKPHRFRPGTVALREIRKYQKSTELLIRKLPFQRLVREIAQDFKTDLRFQSSAVSALQEAAEAYLVGLFEDTNLCAIHAKRVTIMPKDIQLARRIRGERA, encoded by the coding sequence ATGGCCCGCACGAAGCAGACGGCGAGGAAGTCCACCGGCGGCAAGGCGCCGCGGAAGCAGCTGGCGACCAAGGCGGCGCGCAAGTCCGCCCCGGCCACCGGCGGCGTGAAGAAGCCGCACCGCTTCCGCCCCGGCACCGTCGCGCTCCGCGAGATCCGCAAGTACCAGAAGAGCACGGAGCTGCTCATCCGCAAGCTGCCCTTCCAGCGCCTGGTGCGGGAGATCGCGCAGGACTTCAAGACCGACCTCCGCTTCCAGAGCTCCGCCGTGTCCGCGCTCCAGGAGGCCGCCGAGGCCTACCTCGTGGGGCTGTTCGAGGACACCAACCTCTGCGCCATCCACGCCAAGCGCGTCACCATCATGCCCAAGGACATCCAGCTCGCCCGCCGCATCCGTGGCGAGAGGGCCTAG